The Chelonoidis abingdonii isolate Lonesome George chromosome 21, CheloAbing_2.0, whole genome shotgun sequence genome contains a region encoding:
- the CCR7 gene encoding C-C chemokine receptor type 7 isoform X2: MDSGKQVKVMVVLSLPFIFQLCTGNNVTDYYDSNVTVDYNMFETLCEKAEVRSFRAAFLPAMYSLICFVGLVGNGLVMLTYIYFKRLKTMTDIYLLNLALADILFLLTLPFWATSAAKHWLFGEFACKAVYCICKMSFFSGMLLLLAISIDRYFSIVQAASAHRLRSRMIFISKVTCFSIWILAFVLSIPELVHSGVNTSETPRCSIIAATDLHKFDTGIKVSQMVFGFLVPLLVMSFCYFVIVKTLLQARNFEKNKAIKVIISVVIVFVVFQLPYNGVMLAKTISAFNNTDSLCEKSKQLDVADDVTYTLACFRCCLNPFLYAFIGVKFRNDLFKLLKELGCLSQERLWHLSTCRENRRFSFAMETETTTTFSP, translated from the exons GTAAACAGGTGAAGGTGATGGTTGTTTTGAGTCTTCCCTTCATTTTCCAG CTGTGCACAGGCAACAATGTCACTGACTACTATGATTCCAACGTCACTGTCGATTATAACATGTTTGAGACTCTCTGTGAGAAGGCCGAGGTCCGGAGCTTCCGCGCTGCATTCCTCCCAGCTATGTACTCACTCATCTGCTTCGTTGGGCTGGTGGGGAACGGGCTGGTGATGCTGACCTACATCTACTTCAAGAGGCTTAAGACGATGACCGACATCTACCTGCTGAACCTGGCCTTGGCGGACATCCTCTTCCTGCTGACGCTCCCCTTCTGGGCCACGAGCGCAGCCAAGCACTGGCTCTTCGGGGAGTTTGCTTGCAAAGCCGTCTACTGCATCTGCAAAATGAGCTTCTTCAGCgggatgctgctgctcctggccatCAGCATTGACAGGTACTTCTCCATCGTCCAGGCCGCCTCTGCCCACCGTCTCCGCTCCCGCATGATCTTCATCAGCAAGGTCACATGCTTCTCCATCTGGATCCTGGCCTTTGTCCTCTCCATCCCAGAACTGGTCCACAGTGGAGTGAACACATCTGAGACCCCCCGCTGCTCCATCATCGCCGCCACCGACTTGCACAAGTTCGACACTGGCATCAAAGTGTCCCAGATGGTCTTTGGCTTCCTAGTACCCCTGTTGGTCATGTCCTTCTGCTACTTTGTCATCGTCAAGACCTTGCTCCAGGCCCGTAACTTTGAGAAAAACAAGGCCATCAAGGTCATCATCTCTGTGGTGATAGTCTTCGTCGTCTTCCAGCTGCCTTACAATGGCGTCATGTTGGCCAAGACAATCTCAGCTTTCAACAATACTGACAGCCTGTGCGAGAAGAGTAAGCAGCTTGACGTGGCAGACGATGTGACCTACACTCTGGCCTGCTTCCGCTGCTGCCTCAACCCCTTCCTCTATGCCTTCATTGGTGTCAAGTTCCGCAATGACCTCTTCAAGCTTCTCAAGGAGCTGGGTTGCCTGAGCCAGGAGCGGCTCTGGCATCTGTCGACTTGCAGGGAGAACAGGCGGTTCTCCTTTGCTATGGAGACCGAGACAACCACCACTTTCTCACCATGA
- the CCR7 gene encoding C-C chemokine receptor type 7 isoform X1 — translation MLWDSWMRDAIAVQCIMLKLGDHFQTLFPGQMYVTWEPLLMATTNVVLPPSLGKQVKVMVVLSLPFIFQLCTGNNVTDYYDSNVTVDYNMFETLCEKAEVRSFRAAFLPAMYSLICFVGLVGNGLVMLTYIYFKRLKTMTDIYLLNLALADILFLLTLPFWATSAAKHWLFGEFACKAVYCICKMSFFSGMLLLLAISIDRYFSIVQAASAHRLRSRMIFISKVTCFSIWILAFVLSIPELVHSGVNTSETPRCSIIAATDLHKFDTGIKVSQMVFGFLVPLLVMSFCYFVIVKTLLQARNFEKNKAIKVIISVVIVFVVFQLPYNGVMLAKTISAFNNTDSLCEKSKQLDVADDVTYTLACFRCCLNPFLYAFIGVKFRNDLFKLLKELGCLSQERLWHLSTCRENRRFSFAMETETTTTFSP, via the exons ATGCTTTGGGATTCATGGATGAGAGACGCTATAGCAGTGCAATGTATTATGTTAAAACTTGGAGATCATTTTCAAACTTTATTTCCAGGACAAATGTACGTTACCTGGGAACCCCTCTTAATGGCAACCACTAATGTTGTGCTTCCTCCTTCTCTAGGTAAACAGGTGAAGGTGATGGTTGTTTTGAGTCTTCCCTTCATTTTCCAG CTGTGCACAGGCAACAATGTCACTGACTACTATGATTCCAACGTCACTGTCGATTATAACATGTTTGAGACTCTCTGTGAGAAGGCCGAGGTCCGGAGCTTCCGCGCTGCATTCCTCCCAGCTATGTACTCACTCATCTGCTTCGTTGGGCTGGTGGGGAACGGGCTGGTGATGCTGACCTACATCTACTTCAAGAGGCTTAAGACGATGACCGACATCTACCTGCTGAACCTGGCCTTGGCGGACATCCTCTTCCTGCTGACGCTCCCCTTCTGGGCCACGAGCGCAGCCAAGCACTGGCTCTTCGGGGAGTTTGCTTGCAAAGCCGTCTACTGCATCTGCAAAATGAGCTTCTTCAGCgggatgctgctgctcctggccatCAGCATTGACAGGTACTTCTCCATCGTCCAGGCCGCCTCTGCCCACCGTCTCCGCTCCCGCATGATCTTCATCAGCAAGGTCACATGCTTCTCCATCTGGATCCTGGCCTTTGTCCTCTCCATCCCAGAACTGGTCCACAGTGGAGTGAACACATCTGAGACCCCCCGCTGCTCCATCATCGCCGCCACCGACTTGCACAAGTTCGACACTGGCATCAAAGTGTCCCAGATGGTCTTTGGCTTCCTAGTACCCCTGTTGGTCATGTCCTTCTGCTACTTTGTCATCGTCAAGACCTTGCTCCAGGCCCGTAACTTTGAGAAAAACAAGGCCATCAAGGTCATCATCTCTGTGGTGATAGTCTTCGTCGTCTTCCAGCTGCCTTACAATGGCGTCATGTTGGCCAAGACAATCTCAGCTTTCAACAATACTGACAGCCTGTGCGAGAAGAGTAAGCAGCTTGACGTGGCAGACGATGTGACCTACACTCTGGCCTGCTTCCGCTGCTGCCTCAACCCCTTCCTCTATGCCTTCATTGGTGTCAAGTTCCGCAATGACCTCTTCAAGCTTCTCAAGGAGCTGGGTTGCCTGAGCCAGGAGCGGCTCTGGCATCTGTCGACTTGCAGGGAGAACAGGCGGTTCTCCTTTGCTATGGAGACCGAGACAACCACCACTTTCTCACCATGA
- the CCR7 gene encoding C-C chemokine receptor type 7 isoform X3 codes for MVVLSLPFIFQLCTGNNVTDYYDSNVTVDYNMFETLCEKAEVRSFRAAFLPAMYSLICFVGLVGNGLVMLTYIYFKRLKTMTDIYLLNLALADILFLLTLPFWATSAAKHWLFGEFACKAVYCICKMSFFSGMLLLLAISIDRYFSIVQAASAHRLRSRMIFISKVTCFSIWILAFVLSIPELVHSGVNTSETPRCSIIAATDLHKFDTGIKVSQMVFGFLVPLLVMSFCYFVIVKTLLQARNFEKNKAIKVIISVVIVFVVFQLPYNGVMLAKTISAFNNTDSLCEKSKQLDVADDVTYTLACFRCCLNPFLYAFIGVKFRNDLFKLLKELGCLSQERLWHLSTCRENRRFSFAMETETTTTFSP; via the exons ATGGTTGTTTTGAGTCTTCCCTTCATTTTCCAG CTGTGCACAGGCAACAATGTCACTGACTACTATGATTCCAACGTCACTGTCGATTATAACATGTTTGAGACTCTCTGTGAGAAGGCCGAGGTCCGGAGCTTCCGCGCTGCATTCCTCCCAGCTATGTACTCACTCATCTGCTTCGTTGGGCTGGTGGGGAACGGGCTGGTGATGCTGACCTACATCTACTTCAAGAGGCTTAAGACGATGACCGACATCTACCTGCTGAACCTGGCCTTGGCGGACATCCTCTTCCTGCTGACGCTCCCCTTCTGGGCCACGAGCGCAGCCAAGCACTGGCTCTTCGGGGAGTTTGCTTGCAAAGCCGTCTACTGCATCTGCAAAATGAGCTTCTTCAGCgggatgctgctgctcctggccatCAGCATTGACAGGTACTTCTCCATCGTCCAGGCCGCCTCTGCCCACCGTCTCCGCTCCCGCATGATCTTCATCAGCAAGGTCACATGCTTCTCCATCTGGATCCTGGCCTTTGTCCTCTCCATCCCAGAACTGGTCCACAGTGGAGTGAACACATCTGAGACCCCCCGCTGCTCCATCATCGCCGCCACCGACTTGCACAAGTTCGACACTGGCATCAAAGTGTCCCAGATGGTCTTTGGCTTCCTAGTACCCCTGTTGGTCATGTCCTTCTGCTACTTTGTCATCGTCAAGACCTTGCTCCAGGCCCGTAACTTTGAGAAAAACAAGGCCATCAAGGTCATCATCTCTGTGGTGATAGTCTTCGTCGTCTTCCAGCTGCCTTACAATGGCGTCATGTTGGCCAAGACAATCTCAGCTTTCAACAATACTGACAGCCTGTGCGAGAAGAGTAAGCAGCTTGACGTGGCAGACGATGTGACCTACACTCTGGCCTGCTTCCGCTGCTGCCTCAACCCCTTCCTCTATGCCTTCATTGGTGTCAAGTTCCGCAATGACCTCTTCAAGCTTCTCAAGGAGCTGGGTTGCCTGAGCCAGGAGCGGCTCTGGCATCTGTCGACTTGCAGGGAGAACAGGCGGTTCTCCTTTGCTATGGAGACCGAGACAACCACCACTTTCTCACCATGA